The Corynebacterium sp. SCR221107 genome includes the window TTCGTCTCCGACCTCGCCCGCGGCATCGCCCAGCGGGTAGGCGACTATGGGGCAGAGCTCGTCGGCGGCGACATCACCGACGGCGAGGCGATCGTCATCTCCGTGACCGCCATCGGCCAGCTCGGGGGCTCCATCCCAGCACTGACGCTCAACGCCGCCCGCCCGGGCCAGATTCTGATTGCTTCCGGCGAGATTGGGGCCTCGGCCGCGGGGCTGGCACTGCTGCAGCGCTTCGGGCGCCACGGGGTGCCCAAGGAATTCATGCCACTGGTGCAGTCGCACTGCGCCACCAAGATCCCCCCAGGCCGCGGCTTCGTTGCGCGCACCGCCGGGGTCACCGCAATGACCGACAACTCCGATGGCCTCATCCACGATCTTCAGACCATGGCGCGCCGCTCCGGGGTCACCATCGACGTGCGTTCGGAGTCGATCACCCCCACCCCGCTGATGCGCAAGGCGGCGGAGCTCCTGGCCGCCGACCCCTGGGAGTGGGTCCTTTCCGGCGGCGAGGATCATACGCTTGTGGCCACCACCAACGGCGCCCCGCCGGTGGGTTTCAGGCGCATCGGCATGATCTATAAACAACACCGCCACCAACTGGTCACCGTTGACCACAAGACCCCGGACTACTCAGCCGGATGGAATAGCTTTTAGATGAATCTGCACCGCGACCAACCACTTCCCGTCCACCCCTCCTGGCTCCAGCCGCTTGCTCCCGTGGCCGACACCATCCACCAGATGGGGGACTTCCTGCGCGCCGAAAATGCCGCCGGCCGCGGCTACCTTCCCGCGGGCAGCGATGTCCTGCGCGCGTTTTCCTACCCCTTCGACGAGGTCAAAGTGCTCATCGTCGGCCAGGATCCCTATCCCACGCCAGGTCATGCCATGGGCTTGAGTTTTTCCACCCAGCCTGGCGTGCGCCCGCTGCCACGAAGCCTAGCCAATATCTTTACCGAGCTTTCCGACGACCTCGGCATCCCCGCGCCCACCGACGGCGACCTTACCGCCTGGTCTCGCCAGGGGGTCGCCCTCTTCAACAGGGTATTGAGCGTCAGCCCCGGCCAGGCGGGCAGCCACCGCGGTAAGGGGTGGGAGAAGGTGACCGAAACCGCGATCCGGGCATTGGCCGGCCGCAATCAGCCCTTGGTGGCCATCTTGTGGGGAAGAGACGCCCAAGCAACCCGCGCCTTCTTGGGCACGACCCCGTGTATTACCTCCCCGCACCCCTCGCCGCTGTCGGCGCACCGCGGCTTTTTCGGCTCACGACCGTTTAGCCGCGCAAACCAACTGTTGATTGACCTCGGCGCGCAGCCGGTGGACTGGCGGCTGTAGAATTGGTGACCATGCCAGCCACCGGAACCCTCGAAGTCCTAGACGGTGACGGCCTGCTTGCCTGGGCCAAGCTCGCCGTCGCCGAGCTTGTGGCACGACGCGCGGAAATCAACGCGCTCAACGTGTTCCCCGTTCCGGACTCCGATACCGGCTCCAACATGGCTCACACGATGGAATCCGCGCTGGCCAAGGCGCAGGAGCTGGCCACCGACAAACCAGAGGCGCGCACCGACGCGGCCGCCATCGCTGCAGCTCTGGCCACGGGCGCGGTGCGTGGGGCTCGGGGCAACTCCGGGGTGGTGCTCAGCCAAGTGCTGCGCGGCATCGCCCAGGCCGCCGACGGGGGAGTCCTCACCGGGGCCTCCATCACCACGTCGCTTTCCCTCGCGCTGAGCTTTGTCAACCGCGCAATCACGGATCCGGTCGAGGGCACGGTAATTACCGTGTTGCGCGCGGCCAGCATCGCCGCCGCACAAACGGAGTCTGAGGATCTGTCTACCGTGGTCGAAGCCGCAGCTAGTGCCGCCCAGACTGCGTTGGCCAACACGCCCTCCCAGCTTGCCGCCCTCCGCGAGGCGGGGGTCGTCGACGCCGGGGGAAAAGGCTTCGTGATCTTGCTAGAGGCGTTGCGGCAGGTGACCAGCGGAGACGAAAAGGCAGACGAGGTACGCCCGGTGCGGCAGGCGTCGGAAAGCACAGCGACCGATGGTGGCGCGGGGCACGGCCACGGCGGATACCTCGAGGTGATGTTTTCCATCGACGGCGTAGCGCTGGATGCCGTGCGCGACGCACTGGCCCCCCTGGGAGATAGCCTCGTCATCGCGCACATGGATAACACCTCGGGCACCGTCCACATTCACAGCCACGACGCCGGCGCCGTCATCGAGACCGCCTACCGCCTCGGCGCGGTCTCCGGCCTACGCATCGAGGTGCTTCCCGACGCCAAGGCAGCCGACGTCCTCAACCCCAAGCGCGTTGTCGTGGCGATCACCCCGCCGGGCACGCTCGCCCAGCTCTACGGGCAGGCCGGCGCGCTCGTGGTAACCCGTGGCCCGCATCCAGCACGGGACACCGACATTGTCTACGAGGTGGTCTCCCAAGCCCGCTCGAGCGGCGCCAGCGAGGTGATCCTCTTGCCCAACGGGCTTGTCGATCGCGTCGAATTGGCCTCCATCGAACGGTCCAGCCTCGCATTCGAACAGTCCATCACCATCGTCCCCGCAGGCATGCTCGTCTGCGGGCTCGCAGCCTTGTCCGTGCATGACCCGATGCAACCGCTCGCCTTGGACACCCTGGCGATGGTTGAGGCCACCACCAACATGCGGACCGCCGTCCTCCAGCGCGCCGAGAAAGCACGCCTGACGCAGGCTGGCGCCTGCGCCAAAAACGACATTCTGGCGAAGTCGAATGGCGAGATCATCGCCGTAGCCGACAACGAGCTCGAGGCGCTGGCCGCGGCCTGCACACGCATGCTGGATGTGGGTGGGGAACAGATCACCTTGCTCATCCGCGACGAGCTCGCCGACTCCATCACCTACGACGCGGTGGAAGACGCCTTGCACAAGCGCGGACTCAACCGCCACCGCCAGGTCGACGTGGCCATCTATCCCGCAGACAACCTCGAAAGCCTGGTAGAGATCGGAGTGGAATAACCCATGTTGGGCTGGCACGATACCCGTTCCCTGGCATCCCTGCTGCCGAAGAAGGAGGCAACTGCCTTCAAGAAGCACTTCGGATACACCACCGCCGAGCACCTCCTGCTGCACTTCCCGCGCACCTGGGCCCCGCACGGCGGATCTTTGGGTACCGGCACCTTCGAAGAGGGCGACATCATCACCCTCATCGGAACCATCACCGCCGCCCGAAGTAGCGTGACCCGCAACGGCCAACACCTCTACCAGATCACCATCGAAGATCAGCCCTATCAGGCACAAGCCGTCTTTTTCCGCGCCAGCCCGTGGTTGACTAACACGCTGAGCGTGGGCACTCGGGCCATGTTTTTCGGTAAATACAAGCACTCCAACTTCGGGGACGTGCTCCAACACCCCGACTACCTCGTCTTGCCACGCATCGGTGAAAAACGCCGGACGAAGGGAACGCTGGGCACGCTCACTACCTACGGCGACGTCGCGGAGATCACTGCGATCTTAAACTCGCTGGACTACATGCCGATCTATCCGGCCAAAGCCAAGGTTGCCACCTGGTCGATCTTTGCGGCGATACACCACATACTCGAAAACACTCAACCGATCAAAGATCCGCTGGGGCCGTTTGCCCCCAAGGACCTCCCCAGCTTCGACGCCGCGCTGCGCAGCATCCATGAGCCGGGGGCGCAGGGACCGACCGCGGGCCTGGACCGCATGCGCTACAACGAGGCAATGGAGATCGCCTTGGTGATGGCGCTGCGTCGCGCCACCAACGCCCAGCGCGCCGCCGCCAGCCTGCCACCGCTTGCCGACGGCCAGCGCGCCCGCATGCTTGCCAGCCTGCCCTTCCCCCTCACCGACGGCCAGCGCACGGTCATTGAGGAAATCAGCAGTGAACTGGCCAAGCCACGGCCCATGCAGCGCCTCTTGGAAGGCGAGGTGGGCTCCGGTAAGACGATCGTCTCGGTGATCGCGATGCTCCAGGCAGTCGATCAGGGCATGCAATGTGCCCTGCTCGCCCCGACGGAAGTCTTGGCCACCCAGCATGCCCGCAGCATCCAGGCAGCGCTGGCGGCCGCCGGGCTGACCACCAAGGTGGTCACGCTAATCGGCTCGCTCAACACTAAGCAGCGCAGGCAGGCGCTGCTAGATATCATCTCAGGCGATGCCGATATCGTGGTGGGCACGCATGCGATCATCCAAGAGGGTGTTGATTTCTTCAACCTCGGCCTTGTGGTCATCGACGAGCAGCATCGCTTCGGCGTCGAACAGCGCGACCATCTGCGCTCCAAGGGACCGAAAGGGCTGACCCCCCACGTGCTGGTGATGACGGCAACTCCCATCCCGCGCACCGTGGCCATGACCGCCTTCGGCGACTTGAGCCTTTCTGTCCTGCGCGAGCTTCCGGGAGAGAGGAAACCCATCAGCTCCTTCGTCGTCGCCGAATCCAATAAGGCCTGGCTGCATCGCGCATTCGAGCGGATGCGCGAAGAAGTACAAGCCGGCAGGCAGGTCTATGTGGTCGCCCCGCGCATCCAGGGCGACGGCGGCGTCGAGGACGTCTTCGACCGCTTCCGCGACCGTATCTTCCCTGAGCTTCGGGTGGGAATCCTCCACGGCCGGATGCCCGCGGATGCGAAGGAAGAAGTGATGCTGGCCTTTTCGCGGGGCGAACTCGACGTCCTTGTGGCCACCACCGTCATCGAGGTGGGCGTGGATGTGCCCAACGCGACGGTAATGATGATCCTTGAATCCGAACGCTTCGGTGTGTCCCAGCTCCACCAGCTCCGTGGCCGCGTAGGGCGAGGCGGGAATGCCTCCATCTGCTTCTTCCACGTCTCCGCCGGGGTCAGCGAGGAGGCCTTGGCCAGAGTCAGTTCGGTTGCCACCACCACCAACGGTTTTGAGCTGGCCGAAATCGATCTCGAGTACCGGCAGGAAGGCGAGGTGCTAGGCACCAGACAATCTGGCGCGTCCACGCTGAAGCTGCTGAGCTTGGTCCGCGATCGCGATGTGATCGAGCGGGCCAACAGGGACGCTGCCTACCTCGTTTCCCGCGACCCGGAGCTTGCCACGGAGTTGATCAAGGATGTGAGCTTTGAGCGGCAGGAGTACATCGAAAAGTCCTAGCGGAAAAGTCCGTTCCACAGCGATGCGATAAGGTAAGGGTCATGAAAATCTGCGCACCCTTTGCCGGCATCGTCCACTTTAAGGTGGCTGTTGGCGATACCGTCACCACAGGCCAGGAACTGGCAAGCGTTGAGGCCGTCAAACTGGAGTCTCCGGTTTTTGCCCCTGGCCCGGGTGTGGTCACCGCGCTGCTGCTCGATGATTTTGCCGACTGTGTGGGCGGCGATGCGCTCATTGATCTAGGGGAGGCTGGTTAATCGCATGGGCATGACTCGCATTATCTCCGGTGAGGCTCGGGGGCGAAAGATTAAGGTTCCGCCAACCGGTACCCGGCCAACCTCCGATCGTGCCCGCGAGGGCCTGTTCTCCTCCTTGCAAGTACGCTTTGGCTTTGCCGACGCCAACGTGTTGGATCTATTCGCCGGTTCTGGTGCCCTCGGCTTGGAAGCTGCCTCTCGTGGTGCGGCTCACGTGGTGCTGGTGGAGTCCAACCCGCAGGCTGCGGCGATCATTCGTCACAATGCCGGGATCGTCGGCCACCCCAGCGTGGTGGTGGAGGAGATGAAGGCTTCTACCTATGTCGCCAGCGCGCCGCGCGAGTTCTTCGACATGGTGCTCGCCGACCCGCCGTATGAGCTTGCCGACGAAGCCGTGGTCGAGATGCTCGAGGCGCTCAAGCCCGCCCTGGTCGACGGTGCCGCCGTCGTCGTAGAGCGTCACGTCGATTCCCCACAGACGGCGTGGCCGCGTGGCTACGAGCCCACCACCCAAAAGCTCAAGAAGCGTACCTTTGGTATTGCCCGCATGGACATGGCCGTGTTCGACCGCGAACTTGCCGAGTCCGAAGAATAGAATTTCCCCTCACAAGGAACGCACCCAAAATGACCATCACCGCAGTTTGCCCAGGCTCCTTTGACCCCATCACCATGGGGCATATGGACATCATCACTCGTGCCGCCTCCCAATTCGATGAGGTCACCGTCCTCGTGACAGGTAATCCTCATAAGAGCTCCGGAATGTTTAGCATCGACGAGCGCAAGGAGCTTATTCGGGAGGCCGTCTCGCATTTGACCAACGTCAGGGTCGACCACTGGGCAGGTCTATTGGTGGACTACACCACCGCGAATAACGTCAATGTCTTGGTCAAGGGCTTGCGTACCTCATTAGATTATGAGTACGAGCTGCCGATGGCACAGATGAATCGTCGGCTGACAGGCATCGACACGATGTTTTTGATGACCGACCCCAAGTACGGCTACATCAGTTCGACGCTGTGCAAGGAGGTCACCACCTACGGTGGCGATGTCTCAGAGATGCTGCCTGCCAACGTGAACCTGGCGATGCAAAAGAAGATGACGCAGCTGCATTCCCAACAGGACTAAGCTCTCAATGCTTTTCCCGCCCGAAGGTTTGGGCGGGTTTTTGCATTGCTCTATATACAAGGAGAACCCACCATGACACTCGCTGTTGTCATCTTTGTGACCGTAGCGCTCGGTGCCAGCCTGCAACGCATTTCGGGGATGGGCATGGGGCTTATTGGAGGACCGATCCTAAGCCTGTTCCTCGGGCCGGTCGAAGGAATCATGGTGGTAAACGTTTTGGCTTTCATAAACGCCATCATGAGCACGTATTCGGTGCGTCGCGATGTGGACTGGAAGAAGTTCGCGATCATCGCCGCCCCTATGGTCATTGGCGCCATACCTGGCGCATTTCTCATCAAGGCCATCAGCGGATCTCTGCTCCAGGTCATCGTCGGCTCCTTGCTCCTCATCGCTTTGGCTGTCGTAACACTGGGACAGCGTTACGTCCCGGTGGTTCGAGGCACGGGACCCGCCGTGACCGCGGGTATCGTCGGCGGATTCATGAATACCCTGGCTGGCATCGCCGGTCCGGCGATTACGGTGTACGCACAGGCCAGCCGATGGGAGCAGCGCGCCTACGCTTCAACCCTGCAGCCAATTTTTATTGTTTCTGCGTTCGTCTCGATAGTGGTGAAGTCGGCGACGGGGGCAGGCTCCATCGAGCACATCAGTGCGCTTGCGTGGGCCGGTGGGGTGGTTGCCATGTTCATCGGCATCTTCCTAGGCTCCAAGGTGGCAAACAAAGTGCCCCGGGACAAGGCCCGCGCCCTCGCCCTGGGGCTGGCAACACTCGGTGGCATTAGCGTCCTTGCCCGTGGTGCAATCGGCCTGATTCAATAAGGCATGCTTCGCAGGCCCGCGTGGGGCCTGCTTTCCGACGTTGCGGGGCTCTTACCCGCCCGAGTGCTTGGGGTGCCAGGGTGGGTAGGTCCAGGTGGGGTGGCCGTTGGTGCGTTGGATGCGCCCGTGTTTGGGTGTGCTGGGGTCATCGTCGTTTCTTCCGTTGTGGAAGGCGCATAGCATGGTGAGGTTTTTACTTGCGGTGGTCCCGCCACGATTCCACGCATGGATATGGTGGACCTGGCACTCATCGGCTGGTTTATTGCAGTCCGGGTGGGCACAGCTTAAGGATTCGAGGGTGGCTAGGTCGCGTTGCTTTTTGTTGGCAAACCTGGAGGAGCGCACGAGGTCGACGGGTCCGTCGACGGGGTGGATAAGCCCGAACCCCCACTGGTCATCAAGGATGGAGGCAACGATCTGGGTGCTGGTGCGTGTGACCCCATCGGAGCAGGTGAAGGTGGTTTCGTCTCCTGTGGCATCCAGGACGGTGGTGAGTTTGTCTAGGGGGATGGCCACGATGGGGCGAAGTGTTTTGGTGATGGTGCCGGCGTGGGGGAAGTTTTTGGCTGGGTCGGGCAGGTCTTTGAGTGTTTCGTAAAGTGTGTCGATATCGGCTGGTTCGCCGTTGATTTTCAGTTGCCAGAGGTTGTTGCGGTTGCGGTTGATGCTCACGCCTTTGACCAACCTTGCCGGTGGGGTTGCGTAGTCGTTGGTGATTGCGCGTGCGCGGGTGGCGAACTGTCCGGTGGGCAGGTTGCCGAGGTTGATGAGGTCGCGGCGTAGTTGCCATGTGGTTTTTTCGCCTGTGACTCTGCGGGTGCAGGTTTCGATGATTTCCAGGTGGGCGAGGGTAAGCCCGAGGGAGTCTATGGTTTCCCGGCAGGTGGCTTGCATCCTGGTGTAGGAGGTGGTGCCGTAGTACACCGTGGCGAGGGTTTTCAGGTCGGTGGCTGTGTTTTCGGGTAGTCCGCGTTCGACAAGCGCAGCAATTGTGCACCCGGCGGCGTCCTGGATGAGGGCGAGCGGGTTGGAAAGTACTGCTGCAAGCTGGTCGACGGGGTTCATGCCCACCAGACTAGGTAGCGGTAGCCGCAGTGCCAACCGTGTGGCGGGATGCCTGTGGATAACTCGGGCGACCTGCGGTTTTCAACCTGTGGATAACTTTGCCCACGTATGCCCGGAAATCCCCCACGACCAGTGTTAATCGATGGCAATGGAGAAAAGGCGCGAACCCCGAAGGGATCCGCGCCTTTTCTTAAGCGTCCTTGCAACCAATGCACTCTAAAGCAGGCTCGACAGGAAAGCCTGGGTGCGCTGGTGCTGCGGGTGCTCGATGACCTGGCGGGCGGGCCCGCGCTCGACGATGTAGCCGTCGGCCATGAACACGACCTCGTCGGCAACCTCGCGGGCAAAGCCCATCTCGTGGGTCACCACCATCATGGTCATGCCGTC containing:
- a CDS encoding thiamine-phosphate kinase, which translates into the protein MKAPKNPTLAEVGEQAAINVIIAHAPSSRNGDDAAVLGHAAPNSRTVVTTDLLVENRHFSLDWSTPAEIGRKAITQNFADVEAMGARPVAALLGLSVPSYTRLGFVSDLARGIAQRVGDYGAELVGGDITDGEAIVISVTAIGQLGGSIPALTLNAARPGQILIASGEIGASAAGLALLQRFGRHGVPKEFMPLVQSHCATKIPPGRGFVARTAGVTAMTDNSDGLIHDLQTMARRSGVTIDVRSESITPTPLMRKAAELLAADPWEWVLSGGEDHTLVATTNGAPPVGFRRIGMIYKQHRHQLVTVDHKTPDYSAGWNSF
- a CDS encoding uracil-DNA glycosylase, producing the protein MNLHRDQPLPVHPSWLQPLAPVADTIHQMGDFLRAENAAGRGYLPAGSDVLRAFSYPFDEVKVLIVGQDPYPTPGHAMGLSFSTQPGVRPLPRSLANIFTELSDDLGIPAPTDGDLTAWSRQGVALFNRVLSVSPGQAGSHRGKGWEKVTETAIRALAGRNQPLVAILWGRDAQATRAFLGTTPCITSPHPSPLSAHRGFFGSRPFSRANQLLIDLGAQPVDWRL
- a CDS encoding DAK2 domain-containing protein; the encoded protein is MPATGTLEVLDGDGLLAWAKLAVAELVARRAEINALNVFPVPDSDTGSNMAHTMESALAKAQELATDKPEARTDAAAIAAALATGAVRGARGNSGVVLSQVLRGIAQAADGGVLTGASITTSLSLALSFVNRAITDPVEGTVITVLRAASIAAAQTESEDLSTVVEAAASAAQTALANTPSQLAALREAGVVDAGGKGFVILLEALRQVTSGDEKADEVRPVRQASESTATDGGAGHGHGGYLEVMFSIDGVALDAVRDALAPLGDSLVIAHMDNTSGTVHIHSHDAGAVIETAYRLGAVSGLRIEVLPDAKAADVLNPKRVVVAITPPGTLAQLYGQAGALVVTRGPHPARDTDIVYEVVSQARSSGASEVILLPNGLVDRVELASIERSSLAFEQSITIVPAGMLVCGLAALSVHDPMQPLALDTLAMVEATTNMRTAVLQRAEKARLTQAGACAKNDILAKSNGEIIAVADNELEALAAACTRMLDVGGEQITLLIRDELADSITYDAVEDALHKRGLNRHRQVDVAIYPADNLESLVEIGVE
- a CDS encoding ATP-dependent DNA helicase RecG translates to MLGWHDTRSLASLLPKKEATAFKKHFGYTTAEHLLLHFPRTWAPHGGSLGTGTFEEGDIITLIGTITAARSSVTRNGQHLYQITIEDQPYQAQAVFFRASPWLTNTLSVGTRAMFFGKYKHSNFGDVLQHPDYLVLPRIGEKRRTKGTLGTLTTYGDVAEITAILNSLDYMPIYPAKAKVATWSIFAAIHHILENTQPIKDPLGPFAPKDLPSFDAALRSIHEPGAQGPTAGLDRMRYNEAMEIALVMALRRATNAQRAAASLPPLADGQRARMLASLPFPLTDGQRTVIEEISSELAKPRPMQRLLEGEVGSGKTIVSVIAMLQAVDQGMQCALLAPTEVLATQHARSIQAALAAAGLTTKVVTLIGSLNTKQRRQALLDIISGDADIVVGTHAIIQEGVDFFNLGLVVIDEQHRFGVEQRDHLRSKGPKGLTPHVLVMTATPIPRTVAMTAFGDLSLSVLRELPGERKPISSFVVAESNKAWLHRAFERMREEVQAGRQVYVVAPRIQGDGGVEDVFDRFRDRIFPELRVGILHGRMPADAKEEVMLAFSRGELDVLVATTVIEVGVDVPNATVMMILESERFGVSQLHQLRGRVGRGGNASICFFHVSAGVSEEALARVSSVATTTNGFELAEIDLEYRQEGEVLGTRQSGASTLKLLSLVRDRDVIERANRDAAYLVSRDPELATELIKDVSFERQEYIEKS
- a CDS encoding acetyl-CoA carboxylase biotin carboxyl carrier protein subunit, which codes for MKICAPFAGIVHFKVAVGDTVTTGQELASVEAVKLESPVFAPGPGVVTALLLDDFADCVGGDALIDLGEAG
- the rsmD gene encoding 16S rRNA (guanine(966)-N(2))-methyltransferase RsmD → MTRIISGEARGRKIKVPPTGTRPTSDRAREGLFSSLQVRFGFADANVLDLFAGSGALGLEAASRGAAHVVLVESNPQAAAIIRHNAGIVGHPSVVVEEMKASTYVASAPREFFDMVLADPPYELADEAVVEMLEALKPALVDGAAVVVERHVDSPQTAWPRGYEPTTQKLKKRTFGIARMDMAVFDRELAESEE
- the coaD gene encoding pantetheine-phosphate adenylyltransferase yields the protein MTAVCPGSFDPITMGHMDIITRAASQFDEVTVLVTGNPHKSSGMFSIDERKELIREAVSHLTNVRVDHWAGLLVDYTTANNVNVLVKGLRTSLDYEYELPMAQMNRRLTGIDTMFLMTDPKYGYISSTLCKEVTTYGGDVSEMLPANVNLAMQKKMTQLHSQQD
- a CDS encoding sulfite exporter TauE/SafE family protein; translated protein: MTLAVVIFVTVALGASLQRISGMGMGLIGGPILSLFLGPVEGIMVVNVLAFINAIMSTYSVRRDVDWKKFAIIAAPMVIGAIPGAFLIKAISGSLLQVIVGSLLLIALAVVTLGQRYVPVVRGTGPAVTAGIVGGFMNTLAGIAGPAITVYAQASRWEQRAYASTLQPIFIVSAFVSIVVKSATGAGSIEHISALAWAGGVVAMFIGIFLGSKVANKVPRDKARALALGLATLGGISVLARGAIGLIQ
- a CDS encoding HNH endonuclease signature motif containing protein, which translates into the protein MNPVDQLAAVLSNPLALIQDAAGCTIAALVERGLPENTATDLKTLATVYYGTTSYTRMQATCRETIDSLGLTLAHLEIIETCTRRVTGEKTTWQLRRDLINLGNLPTGQFATRARAITNDYATPPARLVKGVSINRNRNNLWQLKINGEPADIDTLYETLKDLPDPAKNFPHAGTITKTLRPIVAIPLDKLTTVLDATGDETTFTCSDGVTRTSTQIVASILDDQWGFGLIHPVDGPVDLVRSSRFANKKQRDLATLESLSCAHPDCNKPADECQVHHIHAWNRGGTTASKNLTMLCAFHNGRNDDDPSTPKHGRIQRTNGHPTWTYPPWHPKHSGG